A DNA window from Halostella litorea contains the following coding sequences:
- a CDS encoding ABC transporter permease, with product MSYRTYLLKRLLSVIPVFFGLSVLIFTLARVLPGNPARQSLGPRASEEAVRQLRREMGLHEPIWVQYGNYISGLFRGDMGVSLTTNRDVAADIAYYLPATLELVVAAMAIAMLVGVPLGIISARNKDKFQDNASRTLSFVGVSLPQFWAAILLQLVFAFWLDLFPATGRIADIPYREVTGLLLVDSVVTLNPAAFASALHHLFLPALTLSLGPMADITRMTRSSFIEEYNKEYVEGLRTHSIPEKLLVYKYVLKRSSTSTLTIAGLDFGFLIGGAFLVEIVFGWPGLARYGVDAILGNDINAIVGVTLVIGTGYLLVNFVVDVLYGYLDPRVRVNGGGQ from the coding sequence ATGTCGTACAGAACCTACCTGTTGAAGCGGCTCCTCTCGGTCATTCCCGTGTTCTTCGGGCTGTCGGTCCTCATCTTCACCCTGGCGCGGGTGCTTCCGGGAAACCCGGCCCGGCAGTCGCTCGGGCCACGGGCGTCCGAGGAAGCCGTCAGGCAACTCCGTCGCGAGATGGGGCTGCACGAACCCATCTGGGTCCAGTACGGCAACTACATCAGCGGGCTGTTTCGGGGCGACATGGGGGTCTCGCTGACGACGAACCGGGACGTCGCCGCGGACATCGCCTACTACCTCCCCGCGACGCTCGAACTCGTCGTGGCCGCGATGGCGATCGCCATGCTCGTCGGCGTCCCGCTCGGGATCATCTCGGCCCGGAACAAGGACAAGTTCCAGGACAACGCCAGCCGGACGCTCTCGTTCGTCGGCGTCTCGCTCCCGCAGTTCTGGGCGGCGATCCTGTTGCAACTGGTCTTCGCGTTCTGGCTCGACCTGTTCCCGGCGACCGGTCGCATCGCGGACATCCCCTACAGGGAGGTGACCGGCCTGCTGCTCGTCGACTCGGTGGTGACGCTCAACCCCGCCGCCTTCGCGAGCGCGCTTCACCACCTCTTCCTGCCCGCGCTGACCCTCTCGCTCGGGCCGATGGCTGACATCACGCGCATGACGCGTTCGAGCTTCATCGAGGAGTACAACAAGGAGTACGTCGAGGGGCTCAGGACACACAGTATCCCGGAGAAGCTGCTGGTCTACAAGTACGTCCTCAAGCGCTCGTCGACGTCGACGCTGACGATCGCCGGCCTCGACTTCGGCTTCCTCATCGGCGGGGCGTTCTTAGTCGAGATCGTCTTCGGCTGGCCCGGCCTCGCCCGGTACGGCGTCGACGCCATCCTCGGTAACGACATCAACGCGATCGTCGGCGTGACGCTCGTCATCGGCACGGGCTACCTGCTCGTCAACTTCGTCGTCGACGTGCTCTACGGCTACCTCGACCCGCGGGTGCGCGTCAACGGGGGTGGCCAATGA
- a CDS encoding ABC transporter substrate-binding protein, producing the protein MADRDASLSRRDVLAAGSASVGAVLAGCMGGSAPGDGGSGEEFVYLTTQQPSSIDPARSLDELEAIYNSNVYEPLVRYNTEFPPSVTAGVAADWEVADDDVTYTFDLHEDLTFHNGDSLTAEDVVYTVERLLSINAGPTWMWSGVLTEGSATAVDETTVEIQLEQPYAPFLKTLPWLCVVNKQQVESNGDGEYGGDYLENNEAGSGPWMLEEYARGEEIRLSRNDDWWGEFADNVADTVVINTGMEVSTIVGSLTNGDGHITDRWLSTANYEQFESNDNTKLSSTQTYNTYYVYMNMLKPPLDDIHVRRAISYAFDYGTAMDILGTDDELHGPMPSSMQYSTTDGVTQYTQDLDAAREELEQSEYSSDELEVTYVSQPAISANQDIGLMMEDQFSDVGITVNLEDAPWTRIVEMASDPETSPQMFPLWGLVSYDDPNAYLWSMWHSSSVNNYLNGSNYQKDEMDALLEEGRRTLDEDARAEIYKQVQQMIMDDAPALMVANDTTEFGLHQDTTGFSDNGIMGYTHQFQNLGVE; encoded by the coding sequence ATGGCAGATCGCGATGCCAGCCTCAGCCGAAGAGACGTATTAGCCGCGGGTAGTGCCAGCGTGGGAGCCGTCCTCGCCGGATGCATGGGCGGGAGCGCCCCGGGCGACGGTGGGTCGGGCGAGGAGTTCGTCTACCTCACCACGCAACAGCCCAGTTCCATCGACCCCGCCCGTTCGCTCGACGAACTGGAGGCGATATACAACAGCAACGTGTACGAACCGCTCGTCCGGTACAACACCGAGTTCCCGCCGAGCGTCACGGCCGGCGTCGCCGCCGACTGGGAGGTGGCCGACGACGACGTCACGTACACGTTCGACCTCCACGAGGACCTCACGTTCCACAACGGGGACTCCCTCACCGCCGAGGACGTGGTGTACACGGTCGAGCGCCTCCTGTCGATCAACGCGGGGCCGACCTGGATGTGGAGCGGCGTTCTCACGGAGGGCAGCGCGACGGCCGTCGACGAGACGACCGTCGAGATCCAGCTGGAACAGCCGTACGCGCCGTTCCTCAAGACCCTGCCGTGGCTCTGTGTCGTCAACAAGCAGCAGGTCGAGAGCAACGGGGACGGCGAGTACGGCGGCGACTACCTCGAAAACAACGAAGCCGGCAGCGGGCCGTGGATGCTCGAGGAGTACGCCCGCGGGGAGGAGATCAGGCTCTCGCGAAACGACGACTGGTGGGGGGAGTTCGCCGACAACGTCGCCGACACGGTCGTCATAAACACCGGGATGGAGGTTTCGACGATCGTCGGCTCGCTCACCAACGGCGACGGCCACATCACCGACCGGTGGCTCTCCACCGCGAACTACGAGCAGTTCGAGTCGAACGACAACACCAAGCTGAGTTCGACCCAGACGTACAACACGTACTACGTCTACATGAACATGCTCAAGCCCCCGCTCGATGACATCCACGTCAGGCGGGCGATCTCGTACGCGTTCGACTACGGGACGGCGATGGACATCCTCGGGACGGACGACGAGCTTCACGGCCCGATGCCGAGTTCGATGCAGTACTCGACCACCGACGGCGTCACCCAGTACACGCAGGACCTGGACGCCGCCCGGGAGGAACTCGAACAGTCCGAGTACTCCAGCGACGAACTCGAGGTGACCTACGTCTCCCAGCCGGCGATCAGCGCCAACCAGGACATCGGCCTGATGATGGAGGACCAGTTCAGCGACGTCGGGATCACGGTCAACCTCGAGGACGCGCCGTGGACCCGCATCGTCGAGATGGCGTCGGACCCCGAAACCTCGCCGCAGATGTTCCCGCTGTGGGGGCTCGTCAGCTACGACGACCCCAACGCCTACCTCTGGAGCATGTGGCACAGCAGTTCGGTCAACAACTACCTCAACGGGTCGAACTACCAGAAAGACGAGATGGACGCGCTGCTCGAGGAGGGCCGCCGGACGCTCGACGAGGACGCCCGCGCCGAGATCTACAAGCAGGTCCAGCAGATGATCATGGACGACGCGCCGGCGCTCATGGTCGCCAACGACACGACCGAGTTCGGCCTCCACCAGGACACCACCGGGTTCTCCGACAACGGCATCATGGGGTACACCCACCAGTTCCAGAACCTGGGCGTCGAGTAA
- a CDS encoding IclR family transcriptional regulator — MATNDAGNVHKTTEQAIHVLDAIRRGNGATISDLRSEFDLSRSTLYTHLNTLTDAGLVVRENGRYWVGTRFKEFSVAAENRKPSYQLVKNEIQYLEEEFEAETEFLVEEAGRVNVIYHSENIDHSRVRLHAHNTAAGKAILADLPDQRVEEILDRHGLPQQTANTITDRDELYDELATVAERGYAYNNSECFDGYHGIGATVNGIDGSILGAITLGGPIYRIPEKRLKNELVDALRNTIDEIEDSIESNRAIITSELASEK, encoded by the coding sequence ATGGCAACGAACGACGCGGGAAACGTGCACAAAACAACCGAACAGGCTATCCACGTTCTCGACGCCATCAGGCGCGGGAACGGCGCGACGATCTCCGACCTTCGCTCCGAGTTCGACCTATCAAGGAGCACGCTATACACACATTTAAATACGCTCACGGACGCCGGCCTCGTCGTCCGGGAGAACGGCCGGTACTGGGTGGGGACGCGGTTCAAGGAGTTCAGCGTCGCGGCGGAGAACCGGAAACCGAGCTACCAGTTGGTGAAAAACGAGATACAGTACCTGGAGGAGGAGTTCGAGGCCGAGACCGAGTTCCTCGTCGAGGAGGCCGGCAGGGTCAACGTCATCTACCACTCGGAGAACATCGACCACAGCCGCGTCCGGCTTCACGCACACAACACGGCGGCGGGGAAGGCCATCCTCGCGGACCTCCCCGACCAGCGCGTCGAGGAGATACTCGACCGCCACGGCCTCCCACAGCAGACGGCGAACACGATCACCGACAGGGACGAACTGTACGACGAACTGGCGACCGTCGCGGAGCGGGGCTACGCGTACAACAACAGCGAATGCTTCGACGGCTACCACGGCATCGGGGCGACCGTAAACGGGATCGACGGCTCCATCCTGGGTGCGATCACGCTCGGCGGCCCGATATACCGGATCCCGGAGAAACGGCTGAAAAACGAACTGGTCGACGCCCTCCGGAACACGATCGACGAGATAGAGGACTCCATCGAGTCGAACCGCGCCATCATCACCTCCGAGCTAGCGAGCGAGAAGTAG
- a CDS encoding (Fe-S)-binding protein yields the protein MRYVAQAEGTVTRETFWTISGVGEVLFYYLAAVAVLVFLYGVYDRVARYTRGADDPFDRLDDLPGRVLSATRTVFSNVNQFDRDLYGGLMHAFIFWGFLTLLIGTTILGIDMDIARKVGESFWTGDFYLAYSLTMDAMGLLFVVGIGMALYRRYWVRNERLWGKHTGPEDHLFVWALFVLGVGGYLTEGLRILGTGFPDFETVSFVGWFVADVFALAGMSESLAVDLYWWAWWSHALVALAFVAAIPYAKPFHMLSSYANVVARDDRAGKRLPGVPDDASPEEIGYTGVEDFTWKDRLDQDACTKCGRCSSVCPAKASGRPLDPRDVILDLKAYREALGAGDAEEQPIIADGGTSVINSETMESCMACMACMDACPVDIEHLKQFTEMNRRLTESGQMDANVQDAMMNVFQNGNTFGDPERKRPDWTDDLDFEVPDARDQPVEYVWYVGDYPSYDERNRRIARALATVFERAGVDYGILYEDEQTAGNDVRRVGEEGLYEMLVEDNAAAIQDCEFDSIVCTDPHAYNTFANEYPEFDACEWSGDDVFHYTQVVADLAEQGVLGLDGTELDYTVTYHDPCHLGRYNDVFEAPRELVRATGADLFEMPRNRSDSFCCGGGGGGLWMEVEEETKPSEERLREALEDTDAGEAVEKFVVACPMCATMYEDGRKTGGYEDDIEVIGLTELLAEAL from the coding sequence ATGAGATATGTGGCCCAAGCGGAGGGTACGGTCACGCGGGAGACGTTCTGGACCATCAGCGGGGTCGGGGAGGTGCTGTTTTACTACCTCGCTGCGGTGGCGGTCCTGGTGTTCCTCTACGGCGTCTACGACCGCGTCGCCCGCTACACCCGCGGCGCGGACGACCCGTTCGACCGACTCGACGACCTGCCCGGAAGAGTGCTGTCGGCGACGAGAACCGTCTTCTCGAACGTCAACCAGTTCGACCGCGACCTCTACGGCGGCCTCATGCACGCGTTCATCTTCTGGGGCTTCCTGACGCTGCTCATCGGCACGACGATTCTGGGCATCGACATGGACATCGCCCGCAAGGTCGGCGAGTCGTTCTGGACCGGCGACTTCTATCTCGCCTACTCCCTGACGATGGACGCCATGGGCCTGCTCTTTGTCGTCGGCATCGGCATGGCCCTCTACCGGCGCTACTGGGTCCGCAACGAACGCCTCTGGGGGAAACACACCGGCCCCGAGGACCATCTGTTCGTCTGGGCGCTGTTCGTCCTCGGCGTCGGCGGCTACCTCACCGAGGGCCTCCGCATCCTCGGCACCGGCTTCCCCGACTTCGAGACGGTGAGTTTCGTCGGCTGGTTCGTCGCCGACGTGTTCGCCCTCGCCGGCATGAGCGAATCGCTGGCCGTCGACCTCTACTGGTGGGCCTGGTGGTCCCATGCCTTGGTCGCGCTGGCCTTCGTCGCCGCCATCCCCTACGCCAAACCCTTCCACATGCTCTCCTCGTACGCCAACGTCGTCGCCCGCGACGACCGGGCCGGCAAGCGCCTGCCCGGCGTCCCCGACGACGCCAGCCCCGAGGAGATCGGCTACACGGGCGTCGAGGACTTCACCTGGAAGGATCGCCTCGACCAGGACGCCTGCACGAAATGCGGCCGCTGCTCGTCGGTCTGTCCTGCGAAAGCTTCGGGCCGCCCGCTCGACCCTCGCGACGTCATCCTCGACCTCAAAGCCTACCGCGAGGCTCTAGGAGCCGGCGACGCCGAAGAGCAACCCATCATCGCCGACGGCGGGACGAGCGTCATCAACAGCGAGACGATGGAGTCCTGCATGGCCTGTATGGCCTGCATGGACGCCTGCCCGGTGGATATCGAACACCTCAAGCAGTTCACGGAGATGAACCGGCGGCTGACCGAGTCCGGCCAGATGGACGCCAACGTCCAGGACGCGATGATGAACGTGTTCCAGAACGGCAACACGTTCGGCGACCCCGAGCGCAAGCGCCCCGACTGGACCGACGACCTCGACTTCGAGGTGCCCGACGCTCGCGACCAGCCCGTCGAGTACGTCTGGTACGTCGGCGACTACCCCAGTTACGACGAGCGCAACCGCCGGATCGCCCGGGCGCTGGCGACCGTCTTCGAACGCGCCGGCGTCGACTACGGCATCCTCTACGAGGACGAACAGACCGCCGGCAACGACGTGCGCCGGGTCGGCGAGGAAGGCCTCTACGAGATGCTCGTCGAGGACAACGCGGCCGCCATTCAGGACTGCGAGTTCGACAGCATCGTCTGTACGGACCCCCACGCGTACAACACGTTCGCGAACGAGTACCCCGAGTTCGACGCCTGTGAGTGGAGCGGCGACGACGTGTTCCACTACACCCAGGTCGTCGCTGACCTGGCCGAACAAGGCGTGCTCGGCCTCGACGGGACGGAACTGGACTACACGGTCACCTACCACGACCCGTGTCACCTCGGGCGGTACAACGACGTGTTCGAGGCACCGCGCGAGTTGGTGCGGGCGACCGGCGCGGACCTGTTCGAGATGCCGCGGAATCGGTCGGACTCGTTCTGTTGCGGCGGTGGCGGGGGCGGCCTCTGGATGGAGGTCGAGGAGGAGACGAAACCGAGCGAGGAGCGCCTGCGCGAGGCCCTGGAGGACACGGACGCGGGCGAGGCGGTTGAGAAGTTCGTGGTGGCGTGTCCGATGTGTGCGACGATGTACGAGGACGGGCGCAAGACCGGCGGCTACGAGGACGACATCGAGGTCATCGGCCTGACCGAACTCCTCGCCGAGGCGCTGTGA
- a CDS encoding SDR family oxidoreductase, producing MGLELADNVALVTASSSGLGKASAEVFAREDANVVVNGRDADRLDEAVEELDELGDGRVVGVPGDLTERDDIETLVERTLEEFGRLDHLVTNAGGPPSGPFLDTTEEDWYEAFDLLVMSVVRLVNEAVEPLQESDYGTIVNITSRSVKEAIDSLVLSNSVRMSVIGLEKTLSKELAPDVRANAVLPAPHETARIRNLVEQGVERGEYESVESGLEARGSANPMGRIGQPQELGEVVAFLSSPRSSYVNGTAIPIDGGDGSSNL from the coding sequence ATGGGACTCGAACTAGCGGACAACGTAGCTCTGGTCACGGCCTCAAGCAGCGGACTCGGCAAGGCGTCGGCGGAAGTCTTCGCCCGGGAGGACGCGAACGTCGTCGTCAACGGGCGGGACGCCGACCGACTCGACGAGGCCGTCGAGGAACTGGACGAACTCGGCGACGGGCGGGTCGTCGGCGTCCCCGGCGACCTGACCGAACGCGACGACATCGAGACGCTCGTCGAGCGGACACTCGAGGAGTTCGGCCGGCTGGACCACCTGGTGACGAACGCCGGCGGCCCGCCGAGCGGCCCGTTCCTCGACACGACCGAGGAGGACTGGTACGAGGCGTTCGACCTGCTGGTCATGAGCGTCGTCCGGCTCGTCAACGAGGCGGTCGAACCGCTGCAGGAGAGCGACTACGGCACCATCGTCAACATCACCTCCCGGAGCGTGAAGGAGGCCATCGACTCGCTCGTGCTGTCGAACTCCGTGCGGATGAGCGTCATCGGCCTGGAGAAGACCCTGTCCAAGGAGCTCGCGCCGGACGTGCGCGCCAACGCCGTCCTGCCGGCCCCCCACGAGACAGCCCGCATCCGGAACCTCGTCGAGCAGGGCGTCGAACGCGGCGAGTACGAGTCGGTCGAGTCCGGGCTGGAGGCCCGCGGCTCGGCCAACCCGATGGGTCGGATCGGCCAGCCGCAGGAACTCGGCGAAGTCGTGGCGTTCCTCTCCTCGCCGCGCTCCAGTTACGTGAACGGCACGGCGATCCCCATCGACGGCGGCGACGGCAGTTCGAACCTCTAA
- a CDS encoding pyridoxal phosphate-dependent aminotransferase, with protein sequence MLDQPGADRMANVPFSGIREVFEECDRLEDQGQDIVHLEIGRPDFDTPSPIKQGAIDALDRGDVHYTSNYGIQPLRDRLATKLAEENGVRYDADDEIVVTCGATEAVFVTLMGLVGAGDEVLVPDPSWTYPAGVRLAGAEPVAYELDPATGFQPDLDSLREAASPRSKLLIVNSPNNPTGGVLDESGAKAIRDFAVDNDLLVMSDEIYEKILYGDESHHSLAALDAMRERTVTVNGFSKAYSMTGWRLGYLAAPADLVDPIIRARQYTSTCASSISQHAGVRAVGSDLHEPMVEAFERRKDRVCERIDRIPGMSSPTPGGAFYAFPTLPEGYADDREFVFSLLRESGVALVPGSVFGDAGEGRLRIAYSNSVERIDEAFDRIEQWL encoded by the coding sequence ATGCTCGACCAGCCAGGAGCCGACCGAATGGCGAACGTGCCGTTCTCAGGCATCAGGGAAGTGTTCGAGGAGTGCGACCGTCTCGAAGACCAGGGCCAGGACATCGTCCACCTCGAGATCGGACGGCCCGACTTCGACACGCCGTCCCCGATCAAGCAGGGCGCGATCGACGCGCTGGACCGCGGGGACGTCCACTACACCTCGAACTACGGCATCCAGCCGCTCCGGGACCGGCTGGCAACGAAGCTCGCGGAGGAAAACGGCGTCCGCTACGACGCGGACGACGAGATCGTGGTCACCTGTGGCGCGACCGAGGCGGTGTTCGTCACCCTGATGGGGCTCGTCGGGGCGGGCGACGAGGTGCTCGTCCCGGACCCGAGCTGGACCTACCCCGCCGGCGTCCGGCTGGCCGGCGCCGAACCGGTGGCCTACGAACTCGACCCCGCGACCGGGTTCCAGCCCGACCTCGACTCGCTCCGGGAGGCCGCATCGCCGCGGTCGAAGCTGCTGATCGTCAACAGCCCGAACAACCCGACCGGCGGCGTGCTCGACGAGTCCGGGGCGAAGGCGATCCGCGACTTCGCCGTCGACAACGACCTCCTCGTCATGTCCGACGAGATATACGAGAAGATCCTCTACGGCGACGAGTCACACCACAGCCTCGCCGCGCTGGACGCGATGCGGGAGCGGACGGTGACGGTAAACGGGTTCTCGAAGGCGTACTCGATGACCGGCTGGCGGCTCGGCTACCTCGCGGCCCCGGCCGACCTCGTCGACCCAATCATCCGCGCCCGGCAGTACACGTCGACCTGCGCGTCGTCGATCTCCCAGCACGCAGGCGTGCGGGCCGTCGGCAGCGACCTCCACGAGCCGATGGTCGAGGCGTTCGAGCGCCGGAAGGACCGCGTCTGCGAGCGCATCGACCGGATCCCCGGGATGTCCTCCCCGACCCCGGGCGGCGCGTTCTACGCGTTCCCGACCCTCCCGGAGGGGTACGCCGACGACCGCGAGTTCGTGTTCTCCCTGCTCCGCGAGAGCGGCGTCGCGCTCGTCCCCGGGAGCGTCTTCGGCGACGCCGGCGAGGGCCGCTTGCGGATCGCGTACTCGAACTCCGTCGAGCGGATCGACGAGGCCTTCGACCGGATCGAGCAGTGGCTGTGA
- a CDS encoding DUF1152 domain-containing protein yields MNSFEEALDCSRALVFGIGGGGDVVGTLPTVRLLERHGVETVLGGLAWERSVVDPQPGPRSLDELVGVDRVSEALALGSGDTRTHDGVTFAEASVASCLERDVALLDVTGGAEGFRAGLAAACERLNVDLVVGVDAGGDVLASGSEPGVVSPLADGVSLAALSGLSVPTCVGMFGYGSDGELTLPELHRNVGAVAADGGLLGAWGVTPAVADELERIVEVVPTDASRLPLRVSRGEVGTHPIRDGKRTVELTPASTVTFYLDTAAVAAHSDPASVVAGTDSIEAADERLRSEGYDTELAYERSVADGD; encoded by the coding sequence ATGAACTCGTTCGAGGAGGCCCTGGACTGCTCGCGGGCGCTCGTCTTCGGGATCGGCGGCGGCGGGGACGTGGTCGGAACGCTGCCGACGGTCAGGCTGCTGGAACGGCACGGCGTCGAGACGGTCCTCGGCGGCCTGGCGTGGGAACGGTCGGTCGTCGACCCACAGCCCGGACCGCGGTCGCTCGACGAACTGGTCGGGGTCGACCGGGTGAGCGAGGCGCTTGCCCTCGGGTCGGGCGACACGCGCACGCACGACGGGGTCACGTTCGCGGAGGCGTCGGTCGCGTCCTGTCTGGAGCGCGACGTCGCCCTGCTCGACGTGACCGGCGGCGCGGAGGGGTTCCGCGCGGGGCTGGCGGCCGCCTGCGAGCGACTGAACGTCGACCTGGTCGTCGGCGTCGACGCGGGCGGCGACGTCCTCGCGTCGGGGTCCGAACCCGGGGTGGTGAGCCCCCTCGCGGACGGGGTATCGCTGGCGGCCCTCTCCGGGCTCTCCGTGCCCACCTGCGTCGGGATGTTCGGCTACGGGAGCGACGGGGAACTCACGCTCCCCGAACTGCACCGGAACGTCGGCGCGGTCGCCGCCGACGGCGGGCTCCTGGGCGCGTGGGGCGTGACCCCGGCGGTGGCCGACGAACTCGAACGGATCGTCGAGGTGGTCCCCACGGACGCGAGCCGCCTCCCGCTCCGCGTCAGCCGCGGCGAGGTCGGCACCCACCCGATCCGGGACGGGAAGCGGACCGTCGAACTCACGCCGGCCAGCACGGTGACGTTCTACCTCGATACGGCCGCAGTCGCGGCCCACTCGGACCCGGCGTCCGTCGTCGCGGGCACCGACAGCATCGAGGCGGCCGACGAGCGTCTCCGTTCGGAGGGGTACGATACGGAACTCGCGTACGAACGGTCGGTCGCCGACGGGGACTGA
- a CDS encoding aldehyde dehydrogenase family protein: MQPREYDNELTYLTHQQSDDVEGFHQAYEEAVESVEASLGESHPLRIDGEAVETGDSFTVTDPGDQTVEIGEFAAGGEQEVEAAVSAAKAASPDWEALDVESRVEIFQDAADIMRDRKYELAAALSLENGKNRTEAMADVDEAIDFLDFYSSEFERSNGYEFDTGEPTPGQHTTNLLRPYGVFAVISPFNFPMALFVGMSAGAMVTGNTVVAKPASTTPLVAQKYASILEEAGLPDGVLNVVMGGGSDVGQPLVEHEDVSGVAFTGSREVGLHIQETFMELGKRGPVIAELGGKNPVIVSDTADIDEAVEGVKNGAFSFSGQKCSATSRVYVYEDVIDEFTDKLVAETEELTAGPATDRDTFISPLINDSALEHYQEITEQARADGSVLTGGEVITEGDLADGRFVEPTVVTDIPHEHDLAREEHFLPFVTIHPVSDLEEGIEKSNDSEYGLCAGLFSTDEDEIDQWFDEVESGMCYVNRNQSATTGALVQAQPFGGWKFSGTTGKFAGGYWYLQQFMREQSRTRVE, encoded by the coding sequence GTGCAGCCAAGAGAGTATGATAACGAGCTGACGTACCTCACACATCAACAGTCCGACGATGTAGAGGGCTTCCATCAGGCGTACGAGGAGGCCGTCGAGTCGGTCGAGGCGAGCCTCGGCGAGTCGCACCCGCTCCGGATCGACGGGGAAGCCGTCGAGACGGGCGACAGCTTCACCGTGACGGACCCCGGCGACCAGACCGTCGAGATCGGGGAGTTCGCGGCGGGAGGCGAGCAGGAAGTCGAGGCCGCGGTGAGCGCCGCGAAGGCGGCGTCCCCCGACTGGGAGGCCCTCGACGTCGAGTCGCGCGTCGAGATCTTCCAGGACGCCGCTGACATCATGCGCGACCGGAAGTACGAACTCGCGGCGGCGCTCTCGCTGGAGAACGGGAAGAACCGCACCGAGGCGATGGCCGACGTCGACGAGGCCATCGACTTCCTCGACTTCTACAGCAGCGAGTTCGAGCGGTCGAACGGCTACGAGTTCGACACCGGCGAGCCGACGCCCGGCCAGCACACGACGAACCTGCTGCGCCCGTACGGCGTGTTCGCGGTCATCTCGCCGTTCAACTTCCCGATGGCGCTGTTCGTCGGGATGAGCGCCGGCGCGATGGTGACCGGCAACACCGTCGTCGCAAAGCCGGCGAGCACCACGCCGCTGGTGGCACAGAAGTACGCGTCCATCCTCGAGGAGGCGGGCCTCCCCGACGGCGTCCTCAACGTCGTCATGGGCGGGGGCAGCGACGTCGGCCAGCCGCTCGTTGAACACGAGGACGTCAGCGGGGTCGCGTTCACCGGCTCCCGCGAGGTCGGCCTGCACATCCAGGAGACGTTCATGGAACTGGGCAAACGGGGCCCGGTCATCGCCGAACTCGGCGGCAAGAACCCCGTCATCGTCAGCGACACGGCCGACATCGACGAGGCCGTCGAGGGCGTGAAAAACGGCGCGTTCTCCTTCAGCGGACAGAAGTGTTCGGCCACCTCCCGCGTCTACGTCTACGAGGACGTCATCGACGAGTTCACGGACAAGCTCGTCGCGGAGACGGAGGAACTCACCGCCGGGCCCGCGACGGACCGCGACACGTTCATCTCGCCGCTGATCAACGACAGCGCGCTCGAACACTACCAGGAGATCACCGAGCAGGCCCGGGCCGACGGGTCCGTGCTCACCGGCGGCGAGGTCATCACGGAGGGCGACCTCGCCGACGGCCGGTTCGTCGAGCCGACCGTCGTCACCGACATCCCCCACGAGCACGACCTGGCCCGCGAGGAGCATTTCCTCCCGTTCGTGACGATCCACCCGGTCTCGGACCTGGAAGAGGGGATCGAGAAGTCGAACGACAGCGAGTACGGCCTCTGTGCGGGGCTGTTCTCCACCGACGAGGACGAGATCGACCAGTGGTTCGACGAGGTGGAGTCCGGGATGTGCTACGTCAACCGGAACCAGAGCGCGACCACGGGTGCGCTGGTGCAGGCCCAGCCGTTCGGCGGCTGGAAGTTCTCCGGGACCACCGGCAAGTTCGCCGGCGGCTACTGGTACCTGCAGCAGTTCATGCGCGAGCAGAGCCGTACCCGCGTGGAGTAA